One segment of Triticum aestivum cultivar Chinese Spring chromosome 2A, IWGSC CS RefSeq v2.1, whole genome shotgun sequence DNA contains the following:
- the LOC123188091 gene encoding importin-5 (The sequence of the model RefSeq protein was modified relative to this genomic sequence to represent the inferred CDS: added 327 bases not found in genome assembly) translates to MASAEDQAAAAALLGGDPAAFDALLSTLMSASNADRAAAEAAFHRLRGSHPEPLALRLASSLAAPATPAELRAMAAVLLRKLLSPTASSDSSAAAPPPLWPLLSPDGQAALKAHLLAALQSDPPKPIAKKVCDAISELATLLLPENTWAELLPFLFRAASTPEAPNLQESALLIFARLADYIAESLLDHLMTIHNLLASALAHPTSPDVRIAALSAAVNLVQCLPTNADRDKMQDLLPAMMRALTDCLNSSQEASAQEALELLVELAGAEPRFLRRQIADVAGAMLQIAEAAQLEDGTRHLAVEFVITLAEARERAPGMMRRLPQFVGRLFQVLMQMLLDVEDDPAWHTAETEDEDAGEGNNYGVAQECLDRLAIAIGGNAVVPIASELLPQYLSAPEWQKHHAALITLAQIAEGCAKVMLKNLEQVVSMILNGFQHPHPRVRWAAINAIGQLSTDLGPDLQVQYHQKVLPALANAMDDFQNPRVQAHAASAILNFSENCTPEILTPYLDGIVSKLLVLLQNGKQMVQEGALTALASVADSSQDHFKKYYDAVMPYLKAILMNATDKSNRMLRAKSMECISLVGMAVGKDKFRDDAKQVMEVLMALQGTPMETDDPITSYMLQAWARLCKCLGQDFLPYMHVVMPPLLQSAQLKPDVTITSAESDDEIESDDDSIETITLGDKRIGIRTSVLEEKATACNMLCCYADELKEGFFPWIDQVAPTLVPLLKFYFHEEVRRAAVAAMPELLRSAKLAVEKGQAPGRDESYVKQLSDFIIPALVEALHKEPETEMCSSMLDSLNECMQLSGCLLDENQVRAISDEIKNVIIASATRKRDRSERTKAEDFDADEGELLKEENEQEEEVFDQVGECLGTLIKTFKASFLPFFDELSVYVTPMLGKDKTAEERRIAICIFDDIAEQCRESALKYYDTYVPFLLEASNDDNSDVRQAAVYGLGVCAEFGGLTFRPLVGEALSKLNNVIRHPEAQHADNIMAYDNAVSALGKICQFHRDGIDAAQVIPAWLGCLPIKDDKIEAKVVHDQLCSMVERSDSQVLGPHSQYLPKIVSIFAEVLCNGKELATDETTTRMISVLKRFQQTLPPDFLASTFSTLQPQQQLMLQSILST, encoded by the exons GCGCTCAAGGCCCACCTCCTTGCCGCGCTCCAGTCCGACCCCCCCAAGCCCATCGCCAAGAAGGTCTGCGACGCCATATCCGAGCTCGCCACGCTCCTCCTCCCGGAGAACACCTGGGCCGAGCTGCTGCCGTTCCTCTTCCGCGCGGCCTCCACCCCCGAGGCGCCCAACCTGCAGGAGTCGGCGCTGCTCATCTTCGCACGCCTCGCCGATTACATCGCCGAATCTCTTCTCGACCATTTGATGACCATCCACAACCTTCTAGCATCTGCCCTGGCGCACCCGACCTCGCCTGATGTTCGCATCGCCGCGCTGAGCGCCGCCGTTAATCTCGTTCAGTGCCTGCCAACTAACGCTGACAGAGATAAGATGCAGGACTTGCTGCCTGCGATGATGAGGGCGCTCACGGATTGCCTGAATTCGTCCCAGGAGGCATCTGCACAGGAGGCACTGGAGCTGCTTGTGGAGCTGGCTGGTGCAGAGCCAAGGTTCCTGCGGCGACAGATTGCTGATGTGGCAGGAGCGATGCTGCAAATAGCTGAAGCTGCACAGTTGGAGGATGGAACTAGGCACCTGGCTGTCGAGTTTGTGATTACTCTTGCTGAGGCCAGGGAGCGTGCACCAGGAATGATGCGCAGGCTCCCGCAGTTTGTTGGCAGGCTCTTCCAAGTACTTATGCAGATGTTGCTTGATGTAGAGGATGACCCTGCCTGGCACACTGCCGAAACCGAGGACGAAGATGCAGGTGAAGGGAACAACTATGGAGTGGCGCAGGAGTGCCTTGACCGTCTTGCCATTGCCATTGGTGGGAATGCAGTTGTGCCGATTGCATCTGAGCTGCTCCCACAATATCTTTCTGCTCCAGAGTGGCAGAAGCACCATGCTGCGCTTATCACGCTTGCACAGATTGCAGAGGGATGTGCAAAG GTTATGCTTAAAAACTTGGAGCAGGTGGTTTCGATGATACTGAATGGATTCCAACACCCTCATCCTCGAGTGCGGTGGGCTGCAATCAATGCCATTGGTCAGCTGTCTACAGATTTGGGCCCAGACTTGCAGGTTCAGTACCACCAGAAGGTGCTGCCTGCATTGGCTAATGCCATGGACGATTTTCAGAATCCACGTGTGCAG GCACATGCTGCGTCCGCAATCTTGAATTTCAGTGAGAATTGCACGCCCGAAATTCTGACACCATACCTGGATGGAATCGTTAGCAAATTACTTGTTCTTCTCCAG AACGGTAAGCAAATGGTGCAAGAGGGAGCATTGACAGCTTTAGCATCAGTAGCTGATTCATCACAG GACCACTTCAAGAAATACTATGATGCTGTTATGCCGTACCTGAAAGCTATTTTGATGAATGCAACTGACAAGTCTAATAGGATGCTCCGTGCCAAGTCCATGGAGTGTATAAGTCTTGTTGGAATGGCTGTAGGCAAGGATAAATTTAGGGATGATGCCAAGCAG GTCATGGAAGTGCTTATGGCTTTGCAAGGAACTCCAATGGAAACAGATGATCCGATAACCAGCTACATGTTGCAG GCTTGGGCCAGGCTATGCAAATGTCTTGGACAGGATTTTCTTCCTTACATGCATGTTGTTATGCCACCACTGCTTCAGTCTGCTCAGCTGAAGCCTGATGTCACAATTACTTCAGCCGAATCAGATGATGAAATAGAATCAGATGACGACAG CATTGAAACGATCACACTTGGTGACAAAAGAATTGGAATTCGAACTAGTGTGCTGGAAGAGAAAGCAACGGCTTGCAACATGCTGTGTTGCTATGCTGATGAGCTCAAGGAGGGTTTCTTTCCATGGATTGATCAG GTTGCTCCTACATTGGTCCCTCTTCTTAAGTTTTACTTCCATGAAGAAGTGAGAAGAGCTGCTGTTGCAG CTATGCCTGAACTGTTACGTTCGGCAAAATTGGCTGTTGAGAAGGGGCAGGCTCCAGGACGCGATGAGTCTTACGTTAAACAATTGTCTGATTTCATAATTCCAGCTCTGGTTGAAGCGCTGCACAAG GAGCCGGAAACCGAAATGTGCTCATCCATGCTGGATTCCTTAAATGAGTGTATGCAG CTTTCTGGATGTCTTCTTGATGAGAATCAAGTAAGAGCTATTTCGGATGAGATTAAGAATGTTATTATAGCCAGTGCAACCAGGAAAAGAGACAGATCAGAGAGAACAAAAGCAGAAGATTTTGATGCTGATGAAGGAGAACTACTCAAAGAAGAGAATGAGcaggaggaggaagtgtttgatCAG GTCGGCGAGTGCCTGGGAACTTTGATTAAAACCTTTAAAGCTTCTTTCTTGCCGTTCTTTGATGAGCTATCTGTGTATGTTACACCAATGTTG GGAAAGGACAAGACAGCTGAGGAGAGAAGGATAGCTATCTGCATTTTTGATGACATTGCAGAGCAATGTCGTGAGTCGGCTCTGAA GTATTATGATACCTATGTTCCTTTCCTGTTGGAGGCATCCAACGATGATAACTCAGATGTTCGGCAG GCTGCTGTTTATGGCCTGGGCGTATGTGCTGAGTTTGGCGGCCTTACTTTCCGTCCTTTAGTTGGAG AGGCCCTGTCAAAGCTGAACAATGTTATCAGACATCCAGAAGCACAACATGCAGATAATATTATGGCATATGATAATGCTGTTTCAGCACTTGGAAAAATATGTCAATTTCATCGCGATGGGATTGATGCGGCTCAG GTCATTCCAGCATGGCTTGGTTGCTTGCCTATAAAAGATGACAAGATTGAAGCAAAAGTTGTACATGATCAGCTTTGTTCGATGGTGGAGAG ATCGGACTCACAGGTTCTTGGACCTCATAGTCAGTATCTTCCTAAAATAGTCTCTATTTTTGCTGAG GTTCTGTGCAATGGAAAGGAGCTTGCAACAGATGAAACAACCACCCGGATGATCAGTGTTCTGAAGCGATTTCAGCAGACATTGCCACCTGATTTTCTTGCCTCAACATTTTCCACCTTGCAACCACAGCAGCAGCTTATGCTCCAGTCCATCCTATCCACATAG